The Pseudomonas sp. S06B 330 genome contains the following window.
CCAAAACCTGTGCGTCGCAAGGAAGCGCTCTTGTTCATCTTCCTTGTCGCCTGCCTGTTCCCCCTGCTCTCAGTGGCTATCGTTGGTGGCTACGGGTTCATCATCTGGTTCTTGCAAATGCTCTATGGCCCGCCTGGGCCGCCCAACTGATAGGCCTTTGACCGTATCTCTTGGAGCCCGCGCATGAACCACACGCTACATATTGCCAGCCTTGTCGTACTTGCCCGCCCAGAATTACTTGATGCGGTGAAAGCCAACTTGCGCCTGCTTGAAGGCCTCGAGTTGCATCAACAAAGCGCCGCCGGAAAGTTGGTGGTGGTTCTCGAAACCCACGATGAAAATCAGATTTTGCAACGCATCGACCAGATCAACAATTTGCCGGGCGTACTCAATGCGGCGTTGATCTACCACGAACTCCTCGACACCGCAGGAGAGATCGAATGAGCATGACCCGCCGTGAATTCGCCAAAGCCCAGGCTGCCGCCATTGCTGCCG
Protein-coding sequences here:
- the napE gene encoding periplasmic nitrate reductase, NapE protein; its protein translation is MPSAEEPKPVRRKEALLFIFLVACLFPLLSVAIVGGYGFIIWFLQMLYGPPGPPN
- a CDS encoding chaperone NapD, with translation MNHTLHIASLVVLARPELLDAVKANLRLLEGLELHQQSAAGKLVVVLETHDENQILQRIDQINNLPGVLNAALIYHELLDTAGEIE